Part of the Candidatus Baltobacteraceae bacterium genome is shown below.
CGTGGCCGAGCCGGGCAAGTTCGAGTACGCACTCGGTTACGCGACGTTGTACGTGTTTCTGCCCCCGCTGCTTTTCGAGGCGGCGTGGAATCTCAGCTATCGCGCGATCGTGCGTCAGTGGGCCGCGATCGCGACCTTAGCTGGTCCCGGCGTATTCGTTACCGCGCTCATCGTTGCCGGAGCTCTGACGATCGTGCACGTCGACATCGCTTCGGCACTATTGATGGGCGCAATCTTGAGCGCAACGGACCCGATCGCGGTTATCGCCATCTTCCGATCGATCAAGGCTCCGAAAACTCTCGTGACGATCGTCGAATGCGAGGCCCTCTTCAACGATGCGGTCGCCGTCGTACTCTATCGCGGCGTCCTCGCGGGAATCGCGCTGGGGGCGCTGAGTTCGCGGGACGTCGGAGTAGTAGCGCTCCAAACGTTGTCCGGCGCGGTCGGCGGCATCGCATTCGGTGTTGCGCTCGCATTTGCCGTGGCGCGCACTCTGCGCGGCAGAAGCCGTGCGGAAGTGCAAATCGCAGGCACGGTCGTCTGCGCGTACGGGTCGTACTTTGCCGCCGACCGTCTTCACCTATCGGGCATCTTCGCCGTCATCGCTTGCGGCATCGCACTGCGATATTTCGAGCGCCGATGGATCGCACTCAGGATTGTCGAGGAGGTCAACCGGTTCTGGGATCTGGCGGCCTGGGCGGCAAACGCTCTCGTGTTTTTCTTAGTCGGCGCTGCGTTGCAGATCGGCCAAGTTGCCCGCGAGCCGGCCTTTATCGCGGCGTGCCTCATCGCAATCGCGCTGTCGCGCATCGTCGTCGCAGCCTTCCTATTGCCAGCTCCCTATCCGCGGCCGTGGCTCGACGTCGTGCGGATCGCAGGTATGCGCGGAGCGCTCTCCATTGCGCTGGCATTGGCCGTTCCCGCGGCCATGCCGTATCGTCAGGCGATGATCGACGCGAGCTTTGCCGTCGCGGTCGCGACGATTATCGCAGGCAGCTTGAGTGCGTCCCGCGTCGTCCGCCGCGCATTAGTTCATGAACGCTAGGCCGGCGCCGAAGTAGTGCTGTTTCAGTCCGGTAGGATCGGGTGGTGAGAACCCGTACTCGACGTCGAGTTCGATATGCGAGTTGAGAGCCTGTTCGTATCCAAAGTCGAATGAACTCTTACTGCCGGGCCCTGGACC
Proteins encoded:
- a CDS encoding sodium:proton antiporter, giving the protein MKAWQIAVALAIGVLVGVAEPGKFEYALGYATLYVFLPPLLFEAAWNLSYRAIVRQWAAIATLAGPGVFVTALIVAGALTIVHVDIASALLMGAILSATDPIAVIAIFRSIKAPKTLVTIVECEALFNDAVAVVLYRGVLAGIALGALSSRDVGVVALQTLSGAVGGIAFGVALAFAVARTLRGRSRAEVQIAGTVVCAYGSYFAADRLHLSGIFAVIACGIALRYFERRWIALRIVEEVNRFWDLAAWAANALVFFLVGAALQIGQVAREPAFIAACLIAIALSRIVVAAFLLPAPYPRPWLDVVRIAGMRGALSIALALAVPAAMPYRQAMIDASFAVAVATIIAGSLSASRVVRRALVHER